The Shewanella japonica genome has a window encoding:
- the ompW gene encoding outer membrane protein OmpW translates to MNKKIALSIVAASLLSTGISSSVFAHQAGDFIVRVGAAAVVPNESSPVIAGISEFSVDDNTQVGLNFSYMLTDNWAVELLAATPFSHDISLDGVGKIAETKHLPPTLVAQYYFGDANSSLRPYIGVGVNFTNFYDNEITNKTDLDLNSLSLSNSWGLAAQVGIDYQVNNNWLVNASVWYADISTDVNFNAGDTAYPETTVDINPWVYMVSVGYSF, encoded by the coding sequence ATGAATAAAAAAATAGCCTTAAGTATTGTCGCAGCCAGTTTATTATCTACTGGCATTTCTTCTTCTGTTTTTGCTCACCAAGCGGGTGACTTTATAGTACGTGTCGGTGCTGCTGCGGTTGTACCTAATGAATCTAGCCCAGTTATTGCTGGTATATCTGAGTTTAGTGTTGATGACAATACTCAAGTTGGCCTTAACTTCAGTTACATGTTGACTGACAATTGGGCGGTTGAGTTATTGGCGGCAACTCCTTTTAGCCACGATATCTCACTAGATGGAGTAGGTAAGATTGCTGAGACAAAACATTTACCACCTACCTTAGTTGCTCAGTATTACTTCGGTGATGCTAATTCTTCTTTACGTCCTTATATTGGTGTCGGTGTCAACTTTACCAACTTTTATGACAATGAAATCACCAATAAAACAGACCTTGATTTAAACAGTTTAAGTTTGAGTAATTCTTGGGGACTGGCAGCGCAAGTGGGTATTGATTATCAAGTTAACAATAACTGGTTAGTTAATGCTTCAGTTTGGTATGCAGATATTTCAACAGATGTTAATTTTAACGCAGGTGATACGGCTTACCCAGAAACCACTGTCGATATTAACCCTTGGGTTTACATGGTAAGTGTTGGCTATTCTTTTTAA
- a CDS encoding SDR family NAD(P)-dependent oxidoreductase, translated as MTQANAIIVGASSHLSKEIARKLAAEKVALTLFVQDPDSLKEFASQLETEVNVLPLNIEQPVEIIRQLEQEWQRIDGAHLVLINTGLNGYNETLPWQLEQDIIDVNVTGFTAICNTTFRLMREQGYGQIAAINSIAGLRGGPSVAYHASKAYAQNYLEGLSMHAQRLKLPITITDIQLGLLDKAAMQQSKLWLPPLAKVADQIIAAMKKGKRKVYVTKRWRLVAWLTMMLPEFIYNTRHWKTKKKK; from the coding sequence ATGACACAAGCAAACGCAATAATAGTGGGCGCTAGCTCACATCTTAGTAAAGAAATCGCCCGTAAATTGGCCGCAGAAAAAGTTGCTTTGACACTTTTTGTCCAAGATCCAGACTCATTAAAAGAGTTTGCTTCACAACTTGAGACTGAAGTTAACGTTTTACCGTTAAATATTGAGCAGCCTGTTGAGATAATTCGCCAATTAGAACAAGAGTGGCAACGAATCGATGGCGCACATTTGGTCTTAATAAACACAGGGCTAAATGGTTACAACGAGACGCTGCCATGGCAACTTGAGCAAGATATTATTGACGTCAATGTCACTGGTTTTACTGCTATTTGTAATACCACTTTCCGACTCATGCGAGAGCAAGGGTATGGCCAAATTGCCGCTATTAACTCAATTGCCGGACTGAGAGGTGGACCAAGCGTTGCTTACCATGCATCTAAGGCGTATGCACAGAACTACCTTGAAGGCTTGAGTATGCATGCTCAGCGCCTGAAATTACCCATCACCATTACAGATATTCAATTAGGCTTATTAGATAAAGCTGCGATGCAGCAAAGTAAGTTGTGGCTCCCGCCTCTTGCTAAAGTGGCAGATCAAATCATTGCTGCAATGAAAAAAGGTAAACGTAAAGTATATGTCACCAAACGCTGGCGTTTAGTTGCTTGGTTAACCATGATGTTGCCAGAATTTATTTACAACACCCGCCACTGGAAAACGAAAAAGAAGAAGTAG
- a CDS encoding YbaY family lipoprotein translates to MSKAMMRLFNGVLVAVVVFLGLGACASHNDLVSVSGEIMYRERIALPDNAVIKVQLKDVSLQDTKAIVMAEMTSDEVTTPHAFTFELARDQFQQGHTYAIGARIEVEGKLWFINTQSYVVDINSNEAINLIVNKVGNE, encoded by the coding sequence ATGAGCAAGGCAATGATGCGATTATTTAATGGAGTGCTTGTCGCGGTAGTGGTGTTTTTAGGATTAGGTGCATGTGCTTCGCACAATGATCTTGTCAGTGTATCAGGTGAGATCATGTATCGAGAGCGTATCGCGTTACCTGATAACGCAGTTATTAAAGTGCAACTTAAAGATGTGTCTTTGCAAGATACGAAAGCGATTGTTATGGCTGAAATGACTTCAGATGAAGTGACGACGCCCCATGCATTTACATTTGAACTTGCTCGCGATCAATTTCAGCAGGGACATACCTACGCCATAGGTGCCCGTATTGAGGTGGAAGGTAAGCTTTGGTTTATCAATACTCAATCTTATGTAGTTGATATTAATAGTAATGAGGCTATTAATCTTATCGTAAATAAAGTCGGTAATGAGTGA